Below is a window of Trichosurus vulpecula isolate mTriVul1 chromosome 4, mTriVul1.pri, whole genome shotgun sequence DNA.
ttcctcctcttcttcttccttctcctccctcttccttgccCTTATGTGCCTCCCACCatgatctttattttcttcttctggggcTTTTCTTTAAAGGTTAAAAATCAGAGATGATTCTGGAAGCGGAAGGCCATCAGAAAGGAGGCAGTATCCTCTTTCCATGGTGTCTCCTGATCTTTGGAGTGagacctctctctccttcttatcCAGCTGTAATCTACCTGAACCCCATTTTGTCCATCTTCCCCACCTGTGCTGTAGGTATGAGATGGAGCAGAACCTAAGACAAGGAGTGGAAGCAGATTGCAACGGGCTGCGCTCTGTACTAGATGATCTGACCTTGCAAAAGGCTGACTTTGAGATGCAATATGAGACTCTCCAGGATGAGATGCAATCTCTCAGGAAAAACCATGAAGAGGTAGGCTCTCTGGCTCAGAGCAACATAGCAAGCTGAGCTAACAGGATTaactgggaaggagaaagaggaggagtatGTGGAGGCTGACCCAGGAAGGCCTCCACGGTCTCAGGACCAGGAGATTTcagtctttttctcctcccagGTAGAGCTTTTGGATAAGGTGGGTGGAGAAGGTGACCCCTCAGCCCAGCATCCTGAGATCTGCCCTAGCTAGCATTGCTGAACATTGGCTTTCCAGTTCTATGGTCTTCCCTGTTTGCAGGGCTGCAGAATGGGGAGAATTAAAGGAGCAAGAAAGGGGATTAGTGTCTCTCTGTCCTTTAAAAACCACCCAGCCTGCCCCCTGACTGTTCTTCTTTTCTGGCAGGAGATGAACGGATTAACTGGGCAGAACAGTGGTGATGTCAGTGTGGAGATGAATGCTGCTCCTGGTGTGGATCTGACCCAGGTCCTGAATGATATGCGTGAACGCTATGAGCAGCTTGTTTCCAAGAACCGCAAGGATATTGAGGATCGGTATGAGACCCAGGTGAATGATCCATGATGGGAGAATGCTAAGCCTAGGCTGAGAAGCCTGGGCAGGATTGTGCTTGGGCATTCCTTGAGGCTGGAGCCGGACAGGACTCCTGAGCCCTAGGGAAACTAAGGTctacccctctctccctccacattTAGGCCATACTCCAGGGGCTATTTGGTGAGGGGTTCCTAATCTCTGATTTCAATGGTGTAAGGATTCCCCTgtatggaaactctctccaccaagaAGACAGGCAGCTCCTTAGTAAATTACAGTCAGTAACTTACATAGAGCAAGCatggcttggaatcagaaacacctgagtttgTATCTTGCTTCTGATGCTTATTGGCTTAATTAACACTTGATGCttaatcatttaaactctctcagcctcagtttgtaaaatagggataatacatagtattatcctcatttgcaaaatgggggtaatgataacTGTGGCTCATAGGgttattttgagaatcaaatgagataaattacAGAAAGTGTTTTGGAAAGAAAGTGCTCTACAGGGTTTAGTGCAGTCTTAAGCTTTATtaatttaaaactgcactaagacttttaggacctCATATaaattattactgttgttattattgccttaatACCTTCCTGGGACACCaagatgctaagtgacttgcagCCAGGCATATGTATCAGAGGAGAGACTTGCACCCAGATCTTGACTGCAAGGACGGCTAGTTCTCCCTCACCATGCTAAAACATCTTTCCTCCCTATagcatttcaaatattttaatcaGGCAACCTAGAGCTCAGAAAAGATCCTCCCTTCAGTGTTTCCCAGTCTGGTGGGTACTCTAGCCCTTGGCACAACCCTGGGCCTGAAATCAGTGACTGGCAAGTCTAGTCTCCATTAAACTTTGGGTTTTACAGATGACTCAAATAAACCAAGAAGTGACAACTAGCAGCCAACAGATAGAGACCAGCAACAAGGAGTTAACTGAAACCCGACACAACTTCCAGAGCCTGGAGATAGAGTTACAATCCCAACTCAGCATGGTAGGTGGTTTGGACCCCAGTCCCTGGGGGAAGTTGGGAAGGAGGGATGAGCAATCCCTAGATATCAGAGGAGGTGGCTAAGCACATTCATCCTCAAGCCAGCCACAAATGGTGCCTTCAGCTCAGCTTCTTGTCCTGAGACCCCAATGGACACTGCCCTGACCTCCCACTGATCCCTCCACCCTCCCAACCTACCCTCCTACCCTTTCCACTTTCTAGAAAAATGCTCTGGAGAAGAATCTGGAGGATCTGAAGGGGCAGTATTGTAGCCAGCTGGCCCAGATCCAGGCCCAGATCAGTGACTTGGAAACGCAGCTGAGTGAAGTCCGAGCAGAGATAGAATGTCAGAATCAGGAGTACAGCAACCTGCTGGATGTTAAGACGCGACTACAGCAGGAAATTGCTACCTACCGTGACCTGCTGGAGGAAGGACAGCAAGATGTGTATGTAGATTGgaactatttccatttttttactcCCCCTTCCCTTACCATCCTTAAGATAGGAAGACCCTCAGAATGCCAGGTCGCTGGAAAGAGCGTAATGTTGGGGGTTTGCTCCTGTCTTTCAAGGCTCATTGtcccctgggcaagtctgttcCTGGTCAGAAGGGATCCCTGGGGAGGAAGAGACATAAGCCTGGGAGAGGAGAACACATAGTTTGAAAGATTTCATGGCCTTTAGCATTAGAAGAGAGAGAACTTAAGAGATCCTAGTGTGACTCCTCTCCATCTGGTCTCATCTAACTGGTCCCAGTTTTCGACTCCTTTCCATCCATATGGGAAGAATTGGCCATTGACTAGGCTTCAGCCTTAGTTCCTATGATGCTAAAACCAAGAAACTTGTAAGTAGGGAGAGTCATTGGGGTTCATGTACTATGTCATGGATTGCTCCAGCTCTCTCCTACAGGAAGGCCTCACTCATAAACACACCAgcgttttttctttttctttacagtgGTTCTGGATACGGAGGAAAGAGAAGTGGAGGTAGAGGTAGAGGCAGCGGGTATGGAGGAGGAAGCGGAAGTGGAACCAGTGGAAGTGGAGGTGGATATGGCGGAGGATATGGTGGTGACAGTGGCAGCGGGTATTGGTGGTGGAAGCGGAAGTGGAACCAGTGGAAGTGGAGGCGGATATGGTGTGACGTgtagggagctaggtggtgcattggcaGTGGATGGTGAGGAACTAAGTGAGGCGGATCATGGCGGCGAAGTGGCAGTGTAGAAAAGGTGGCAGCGGTACGGGCGGAGGAAGCGGAAGTGGAAGTAAAGGTGGCAGCAGTGGAGGAAGCGGAGGTGGatatggtggtgatggtggcagcGGAAGCAGAGGCTCTGGAGGTGGCTCTGGAGGCGGCTCTGGAGGTGTCAAGTCCTCCCACTCTGGCGGTGTCAAGTCCTCCCACTCTGGCTCTTCCATTTTCCAATCCTAGAGTGGTGGTGATGACTCATGAGGTAAGAATGGTTACCCAGAAATGAGAAAGCTTAAAAAATTTTGTGCCATTTATAGTTAGATGGGCCAGAGTGAAATGGTCCCATTGCCTAAACTCCATGTACCCTGAAACATTTGAAACTCTCCTGGCCAGTCACTCTGCCATGTCTGTACTTGGGCAAGTGAAtccatctctctgggtctcagtttcctcatctgtaaaatgatagttggattaaattatctctaaggtcctttctggtattatttaatattatttaattagGTATCCTAGTGAGCTTTCTTGCTGCCTATGAACCTTTTGTATCCTGTGAGCCTCTTTGCCCCTTCCAAACTTTTCCTGGTcagcttccttcccttctctgaagtCCCTGCCCTCCCACTGCCCCCATAGCCTCTTGCCAAAGCCTGGAAGAACACAaagtctcctctcctcccttaacCATTTTCTTCCTATCCTTTTCCAGGGTCCCAGAAGAGATACTAAACTCCACAAGAAATTCCCTACTCATCTCCTGCTGAGCTACTTCTGGGCAGTCCCTGGAGGAGATAATGGCATTCCATTTGGAGGTCAGGACCAGCAGACAATACTGAGAACATTGGGAATGGTATCCTGTGGTGGCTGAATAAGTTTCACAGAGGGGtccctgtctgcctgcctgcctacctgCTCCTTTGGCTACCCTGGACTCTCCTTGACCTCTACTTCTGCCCAGAGTTGTGCGATGTCTTACTCTCTGACCGATCTTTGTTTCCTAATAAAGCTTCCCTATTGCAAACCAGAACTTGGCTTCTGAGCACTTTGTTGGAATCTATAACCCTATTTTTTGGATGATGATCCTTAGAAAGGGCAAGATGATGGAGGAGAGCAGAAactgagaagagggaagaggggcagcATGTAGAACCAGGCACTGGAGGGCTAAGCAGAACCATTCCTAGCTCATAGTGAAATGGGAAGATAGAGGAACTGTACTTCGTGTGGGTGGGTGCCTGTTTTGATGCATCAGGCAAATGGACTGAAGGCACCTAGCCCATGAAAGAGGAGGAGGTGGCTCTATCAGAGGGCCAGATACATCATTCCTCTCCAGTGGTGGTGAAACTCTCCCTTCCACACACGCCTCCTCCAGTTGTGTTAGTGGTTTTGtgaccctttttctttctttcttgccccATCCTCTCACATGATATTCCTCGTAAACCAATTTCTCTTGTAcagaaatggtggtggtggtggtgggaagcaGACCACATGACCAAAATCTCTTCAGGTTAAGTTCAAATGTAGCACCTGGAACATATATTAGATATGGGCTTCCAAAAAGCTGCCAGGCAATAGATGAGTCAGCACTAACTG
It encodes the following:
- the KRT9 gene encoding LOW QUALITY PROTEIN: keratin, type I cytoskeletal 9 (The sequence of the model RefSeq protein was modified relative to this genomic sequence to represent the inferred CDS: inserted 2 bases in 1 codon), whose protein sequence is MSCRQSSSHSFRTRSSGGGGGSLRGSGGGSCSTRVSSSRFGSSGIGGGGRFSSGSSYGGGGGGGSGGYCGMRSGSSSSFGGAYGGGGIGGSSYGSYSSSGYGVSKGYGGGSGGFSSGSYGGFGGGIGGYGGGMGSSSMGSFGGGMGGYGGSAGEGDGLLNGGEKVTMQNLNDRLASYLNKVRSLEESNGDLEGKIRNWYDTHGPQSVKKNYSHYYKLINDLKDQILNETLDNNKTILDLDNVRMTLDDFRMKYEMEQNLRQGVEADCNGLRSVLDDLTLQKADFEMQYETLQDEMQSLRKNHEEEMNGLTGQNSGDVSVEMNAAPGVDLTQVLNDMRERYEQLVSKNRKDIEDRYETQMTQINQEVTTSSQQIETSNKELTETRHNFQSLEIELQSQLSMKNALEKNLEDLKGQYCSQLAQIQAQISDLETQLSEVRAEIECQNQEYSNLLDVKTRLQQEIATYRDLLEEGQQDVGSGYGGKRSGGRGRGSGYGGGSGSGTSGSGGGYGGGYGGDSGSXGIGGGSGSGTSGSGGGYGWQCRKGGSGTGGGSGSGSKGGSSGGSGGGYGGDGGSGSRGSGGGSGGGSGGVKSSHSGGVKSSHSGSSIFQS